One Trichosurus vulpecula isolate mTriVul1 chromosome 7, mTriVul1.pri, whole genome shotgun sequence genomic region harbors:
- the LOC118856047 gene encoding trace amine-associated receptor 1-like: MSFCYEALNGSCIKNNWTNIVRIPTYCVMILVILTTLAGNLVVVISISHFKQLHTPTNMLINSMATVDFLLGCLVMPYSMVRSVEKCWYFGEVFCKLHTSTDIMLSSASIFHLSFISIDRYYAICDPLRYKAKISVLVVLVMIAVSWVVPAIFAFGMIFLELNLKGAEELYYKHIYCKGGCFVFFSRISGILAFMTSFYIPGSIMLGIYGKIYLIAKGQARSIKNSNQKLQNGFEEKQQFSASKEKKAAKTLGIVMGVFLICWCPFFLCTVIDPFMDYTISPSLNDVLIWFGYLNSTLNPVVYAFFYPWFRRALKMIFLGKVFKKDSSWSQLFLGLNT, translated from the coding sequence ATGTCATTTTGTTATGAAGCTCTAAATGGTTCCTGTATAAAGAACAATTGGACAAATATCGTCCGCATTCCCACGTACTGTGTAATGATACTTGTGATTCTCACTACGCTGGCTGGAAATCTTGTGGTTGTTATCTCCATATCACACTTCAAACAACTTCACACTCCAACCAATATGCTAATCAATTCCATGGCCACTGTTGACTTTCTGTTGGGATGCTTGGTCATGCCTTACAGCATGGTTAGATCAGTTGAAAAGTGCTGGTATTTTGGAGAGGTCTTTTGCAAACTTCACACAAGTACAGATATTATGCTAAGTTCAGCATCAATTTTCCACTTGTCTTTCATTTCCATTGACCGCTACTATGCCATATGTGACCCACTGAGATATAAAGCCAAGATCAGTGTCTTGGTTGTGCTTGTGATGATTGCAGTAAGTTGGGTTGTCCCTGCCATTTTTGCCTTTGGGATGATCTTTCTGGAACTAAACTTAAAAGGAGCTGAAGAGCTGTATTATAAGCACATTTATTGCAAGGGAGGTTGCTTTGTCTTTTTCAGCAGAATTTCTGGCATCCTGGCCTTCATGACTTCCTTCTATATTCCTGGATCTATTATGTTGGGTAtctatgggaaaatatatttaattgccAAAGGGCAAGCCAGATCAATAAAAAATTCAAACCAGAAGCTCCAAAATGGATTTGAAGAGAAACAACAATTTTCagcaagcaaagaaaagaaagcagcaaAAACTTTAGGGATTGTGATGGgagttttcctcatttgttggTGCCCATTCTTTCTCTGCACAGTCATTGATCCTTTTATGGATTACACCATCTCACCATCTCTAAATGATGTACTGATTTGGTTTGGTTATTTAAATTCTACCTTGAATCCAGTGGTTTATGCATTTTTCTACCCGTGGTTTCGGAGGGCCCTAAAGATGATTTTCCTTGGTAAAGTTTTCAAAAAGGATTCTTCTTGGTCCCAATTATTTTTAGGACTAAATACTTAG